A genomic region of Raphanus sativus cultivar WK10039 chromosome 6, ASM80110v3, whole genome shotgun sequence contains the following coding sequences:
- the LOC108812778 gene encoding phenylalanine--tRNA ligase alpha subunit, cytoplasmic: MAEAAILGFLQNNESIPDSGNFAAEHNLDHEEVKNVIKSLQSFRYIEAKELKRETLVLTDEGKKYAAEGSPEFHFFSAVPEEGTISKDDLEKKLDASVFKIGSTQAAKKKWVAMGKQVSRKVQHVEDKVKESLLQLQQGLELDKESLNSLKTRKLIASQGWTGYSDIMKGPSYAPKRKTFATDLTRENLQNWKELEFKEYNFNAMGQPLDAGHLHPLLKVRKQFKDIFCQMGFEEMPTNNFVESSFWNFDALFQPQQHPARDSHDTFFLKAPSTTRELPEDYVERVKQVHESGGYGSRGYNYEWKREEANKNLLRTHTTAVSSRMLYALAKGPFTPKKYFSIDRVFRNEAVDKTHLAEFHQIEGLICDRGLTLGDLIGVLEAFFARLGMPKLRFKPAYNPYTEPSMEIFSYHPGLEKWVEIGNSGMFRPEMLQPMGLPEDVRVIAWGLSLERPTMILYGVDNIRDLFGHKVDLKLIERNPICRVGI; encoded by the exons ATGGCGGAGGCTGCGATCCTAGGGTTCCTGCAGAACAACGAATCAATCCCAGATTCCGGTAATTTCGCCGCGGAGCACAACCTCGACCACGAAGAAGTCAAAAACGTAATCAAGAGCTTACAAAGTTTTCGCTACATCGAAGCTAAG GAGCTTAAACGGGAAACACTGGTGTTGACTGATGAAGGGAAGAAGTACGCGGCGGAAGGATCGCCGGAGTTTCACTTTTTCTCGGCTGTTCCCGAGGAAGGTACCATATCCAAGGATGATCTGGAG AAAAAGCTAGATGCTTCTGTGTTCAAAATTGGAAGTACACAAGCTGCTAAAAAGAAGTGGGTTGCAATGGGAAAGCAAGTCTCTAGGAAG GTTCAACATGTCGAAGATAAAGTAAAGGAGTCTCTTTTACAGTTACAACAAGGACTG GAACTTGACAAAGAAAGTCTCAACTCTCTCAAAACCAGGAAACTCATTGCATCACA gGGATGGACGGGATATTCTGACATTATGAAAGGTCCCAGTTATGCTCCCAAAAGGAAGACTTTCGCTACTGACTTGACTCGAGAAAATCTACAGAA CTGGAAAGAGTTGGAATTCAAGGAGTATAACTTCAATGCTATGGGACAACCTCTTGATGCAGGCCATCTCCATCCCCTTCTTAAG GTGCGGAAGCAGTTCAAAGACATATTTTGTCAGATGGG ATTTGAAGAGATGCCAACAAACAACTTTGTGGAAAGCAG CTTCTGGAATTTCGATGCACTGTTCCAGCCTCAGCAGCACCCTGCTCGTGACTCTCATGACACCTTCTTTTTAAAAG CTCCTTCCACAACGAGGGAATTACCAGAAGACTATGTCGAAAGGGTGAAACAAGTCCATGAGTCTGGTGGATATGGATCTCGAGG GTATAACTATGAGTGGAAAAGAGAGGAAGCAAACAAGAATCTTCTCCGTACACACACAACAGCAGTCTCGTCTAGGATGCTTTATGCACTCGCAAAG GGACCTTTCACTCCCAAGAAGTACTTTTCAATAGACCGCGTCTTCAGAAACGAGGCTGTTGACAAAACACATCTGGCGGAATTCCATCAGATTGAAG GTTTGATCTGTGACCGTGGTCTGACATTGGGTGATCTCATTGGTGTATTAGAAGCGTTCTTCGCTCGATTAG GGATGCCCAAGCTGCGTTTCAAGCCGGCATACAACCCATACACTGAACCAAGCATGGAGATTTTCAG CTATCATCCAGGACTAGAGAAATGGGTAGAGATTGGAAACTCTGGCATGTTCAGACCCGAAATGCTGCAGCCAATGGGTCTGCCAGAGGATGTCCGAGTCATTGCATGGGGTCTTTCTCTTGAAAG ACCAACAATGATCTTATATGGCGTTGACAACATCCGTGATCTGTTCGGACACAAG GTGGATCTCAAACTCATCGAACGGAATCCCATCTGTCGCGTTGGAATCTAG
- the LOC108812777 gene encoding transcription termination factor MTERF2, chloroplastic produces MLLHCNASCTSPFSLVSSSIRRHDHSEESHDTVTLRRRHNARSLSLFTRHNQNLKQTKNPDESQETSVPPRRDDDGDDDRSKLLELSLVTRRTPQFPGSIYAQSASDPDVASSLPSLRKFLGSSDDDDEGEMIAKALEIRRKVTKEIIKESLVRKGRFGITYATNVTDRLGEFVDHVMIEAAALKRLPEYEETRFNIRARTVIEECNFVPLVRWLKYHEFSYNRIGKIICMSKGNLDSIRITIEWLKTIHVKGEFIGVAFLRSGDNILQRSREELDEIVEYLESNGVRRDWMGYVVGRCPELLSFSMEEVKSRVDFFMNMGMNQNDFGTMVFDYPKIVGFFSFEEMEKKISYLKEFGLSTEDVGRLLAFKPHLMGCSIEERWKPLAKYFYYLGISKEGMKRILVVKPILYCIDLEKTIAPKVRFFQDMGIPNEAIGNMLVKFPSLLTYSLYKKIRPVVIFLLTRAGVSQKDIGKVFAMDPALLGCSIGTKLEPNMRYYVSLGIRIHQLGEMIADFPMLLRYNVDILRPKYSYLRRTMIRPLQDLIEFPRFFSYSLERRIIPRHTLMVENRVNFKLRFMLACSDEEFERRVRDKVERRERFEAGLDSQLLDETISDEELAFSDSPEAEEE; encoded by the exons ATGCTTCTCCACTGCAACGCAAGCTGCACCTCACCCTTCTCCCTCGTCTCCTCCTCCATCCGCCGTCACGACCACTCCGAAGAATCCCACGACACAGTCACCCTCCGCCGCCGCCACAATGCTAGatccctctctctcttcaccCGCCACAACCAAAACCTGAAACAGACCAAAAACCCAGACGAATCCCAAGAAACCTCCGTTCCTCCTCGGCGTGATGACGACGGCGACGACGACAGATCGAAGCTACTCGAGCTCTCTCTCGTCACCAGAAGAACTCCACAGTTCCCCGGCTCGATCTACGCCCAATCAGCTTCCGATCCCGACGTCGCCTCCTCTCTCCCTTCCCTCCGTAAATTCCTCGGCTCCTCCGATGACGACGACGAGGGAGAGATGATAGCTAAGGCGCTTGAGATAAGGAGGAAAGTGACGAAGGAGATTATAAAAGAGTCTCTGGTGAGGAAAGGTAGGTTTGGGATCACGTACGCGACTAATGTGACTGATCGTTTGGGTGAGTTCGTTGATCATGTCATGATCGAAGCCGCGGCGTTGAAGCGGCTGCCGGAATATGAGGAGACGAGGTTCAACATCCGCGCTAGGACGGTGATAGAGGAGTGTAACTTCGTGCCGCTTGTAAG GTGGTTGAAGTACCACGAGTTTTCATACAATAGAATTGGGAAGATCATATGCATGTCCAAAGGAAACCTTGACTCCATTAGAATCACGATCGAGTGGCTCAAAACCATTCATGTGAAAGGCGAATTCATTGGAGTTGCCTTCTTGAGATCCGGGGACAACATCTTGCAACGTAGCCGCGAAGAGCTAGACGAGATTGTTGAGTATCTAGAGAGCAATGGTGTGAGGAGGGATTGGATGGGATATGTGGTTGGCCGATGTCCCGAGTTGCTTTCTTTCAGCATGGAAGAAGTCAAAAGCCGTGTTGATTTCTTCATGAATATGGGTATGAATCAGAATGATTTTGGCACTATGGTGTTTGATTATCCAAAGATAGTTGGTTTCTTTTCGTTCGAGGAGATGGAGAAAAAG ATCAGTTACCTGAAAGAGTTTGGGCTTAGCACAGAAGATGTTGGGAGATTATTAGCCTTCAAGCCACATCTCATGGGGTGCAGTatagaagaaagatggaagccTCTGGCCAAATACTTCTACTACCTTGGAATCTCCAAAGAAGGAATGAAAAGAATCCTTGTCGTCAAACCAATTCTTTACTGCATTGATTTGGAGAAGACAATAGCACCAAAG GTTAGATTTTTCCAGGACATGGGTATTCCTAATGAAGCAATCGGAAACATGTTAGTAAAGTTTCCTTCTTTGCTAACCTATAGCCTCTACAAGAAAATCAGACCAGTG gtgatttttcttttaaccaGAGCAGGAGTAAGCCAGAAGGATATTGGTAAAGTTTTTGCAATGGATCCAGCTCTACTTGGATGCAGTATAGGGACGAAGCTAGAACCGAACATGAGATACTATGTATCGTTAGGGATCAGAATCCATCAACTAGGTGAAATGATTGCTGACTTCCCGATGCTGCTCAGATACAACGTTGATATACTACGTCCAAAATACAGTTACTTGCGAAGAACAATGATCCGTCCGCTTCAAGATCTCATTGAGTTTCCCAG GTTCTTTAGCTACTCTCTGGAGCGTCGGATAATACCAAGGCACACCCTTATGGTTGAGAATAGAGTTAACTTCAAGCTCAGGTTCATGTTGGCTTGCTCTGATGAAGAATTTGAGAGGAGAGTCAGAGACAAagtggagagaagagagagattcGAAGCTGGTCTTGACTCTCAGCTGTTGGATGAGACTATCTCCGACGAGGAGTTAGCTTTCTCAGACTCTCCCGAGGCAGAGGAAGAATGA